A stretch of DNA from Piliocolobus tephrosceles isolate RC106 chromosome 21, ASM277652v3, whole genome shotgun sequence:
GGGCCAGGCTTCCCCTGCCCTCTGAGGCCAAGTGCAGATGAGTGGAAGGACCTCTTTTCATTCCACTGACTTCTATCTCTGCTCCACCCTTGCCCAGCTTCTGTGGTTGTGTGAGAAGCTCAGAAGTTAAAGACAAGGCTTATTAACCTGTCATTCTCCATGCCCCCAAGGGAGAATGAGAAAAGCCCCCGAGGATTCTGACCCATCCCTCCACTATAGCCCCACTGGACTgggagggtcttgctatgttgcccaggctggtcttgaactcttgggatcaagtaatcctcctgcctcagcctcccaaagtaggaggcttacaggcatgtggcactgGGTGCTGTTAAGGAGGCTTCTACCTCACATCCCCACTTGCCATGAGGAAGTTGAACTTTCTGTGGTTTGTAATTTGGCTGTGACCACATAGTGGTTTGTACTCTGCCTTGTGTGGTTTGCAATTGTTTTGGGCTTTTTGTTTCAAATCTTCAAACCAACACCGAGTCCCATGCCCTCCCTGTGAGCTCAGGACCATGCCTTTCTCACCACTGCAGATCCAAACTTGCAATGTTTTGGCTGCCTGTGAGGCTACAGCACCGAATACCATCCCTCTCCCCGAAGCATCAAGAGGCTCACCCACTGCAGGGCCCACCCTTGCCTTCCTCTCTTCGCCCAGCTGGGCTCCAAGCTGCTCGGGGATCTCACCCAGCCTCGCTGGATTTCCTTCAGTTCCTAGGTGTCCAGGCTCCTCTTGCCTCAGGACTTCTATACATGTTGTCCCCCTCAACTAGAACGCCCTTCCTTCCCCTACCCAGCTGGGGGACTGCCCATCTTTCAGGTAGATCTCAGCTCAGTCCTGCCACTGGACTGGGCTGACCCCTTCTCTGTGTGCATGATGGGGCTGCCTCAGACAGAGCCTTCTCAGTACTCCCCTTTCAGTCCATTTGCGCGACTATCGCCAGGACAGGACCCTGCCCTTGACGACCCTGTGGTCTAGCTGGAATCAGAACTGTGGTTCAGAGGCGTCCACTGGGCTGCACTGACCCGACACAGCTTCAGAGCCAGCTTGGAGAAGAGGCTCTTTCACATCTGGGCCAAAGGAGTCAGTGTGGGGGTTGGCGGGGCAGGCCAAAAACAGACACGAGGGGAGGAACCAAGTCAGGTAGTCACTGTATTTTATTGGAAAacattgatatatatttttcttcacagcTTGAACTGAACACAATATTGcccggtttaaaaaaaaaacaaaaccaaaacattcCGAAAATGTCCACAGCCTCACGCCTACCTGCCCTTACCCTCAGCTCTTGGCTGGGTCTCCCACTATGCCCCGTCCCTCCTTCCCTCAGAGGCTGGGTGCCAGAGGGTGGATGAGAAGAGATTCTCAAAGCTGGGCAGGTCCCAGGAAAAGCCACTTGATCGACCTGGGCAGTGAGGGGaagcagggggtggggaggggtgggggtaggTGGTGGGGGGAGCCAGATGAAATgaacagaaaggggaaaaaaccCAGACGACTGAACTGCCCACATTGACTTACTTGTCCCAGAGGCGAAAGTCAGAAGCAAGGGCACGGATCATGCTCTCCGCTGGGGTAGTATGGGGGCAGGCAGGTGGGCGAGGGGAGAGGCAGGGAAGAGGGCACGGAGCACAGATGTGAGGAAGCGGCACCAAGTCACCACGGAGAAGCGGGAGGTGCTGGCGGACCAGGACGCAGAGGCTGCCGTAGCTGCTGTCCCCTGGGCAGCTGGCCGACGTGACTGTTTTATTGCAGGTGCGTTCTCTTGAGAGCGTGGTGGGGCCCatcttccctctccccaccctttAGCTAGCCCAGCATGGTTCTgaacaaaatgaaagttttaagGGCCatagaggggaaagaaaaaaaaagagaaccagcACATTACAAAGCGACCATGCCCACATCCATTCCTAGGACGGGCCCTCAGGGCGGTGGGTGCTTCGTGAGGAGGGAGCGGCATGGGATGTTAGCACCAGGTATTTACAGAACAGCTCGAGAGCGCTTCAGGAACGCGGGCAAGTCCAATTTGCAGAGTGGCCAAATGAGCAGTCCCCACCCAGCCAAACCTCAGAAAGCCAATCGGATGGTTGCAGAACAGCAGCCAGTGGGATGCGAGTGTTGCCCACTGTCAGTCCCTTTCTGTGAGTCGGCCCCCTTGACCCCCTCCTGGGCCACATCCAGTCAATACCGCAATTCCTCAACGCCCCTCAGTCCTTCTGGAATGCCTCTCTTGGCACCCCTGCCCCAACAGGCTGCTGGGATCTGCACATGGAATCACAGGGCTGGTTGCATGCAATGGCAAAGGGCATGCTCTTCTGCCTTGTGGGGGCCTCTTGTCCCTCCCAGCAGGTCCCGGGACAGGGCTGGCAGCCACCCCAGCACCCAAAATAAGATGACAAACAAGAGgaaacaaaccaaaatggagGAGAGCCACCCGGGCTGGAGGAGGGCAGAGGCTCCCCAAGGGGATCTGGGGAGGGCTTCATCTTATGAATGCATCAGGCCTTGGAAGACATGGATGGAAGAGGCGAGGGCAAAAGGAAGAGATGAGGGGCATGGAGAGAGACtcagggaagaaggagaaagagcaaTCATGCAGCTTGGGACAAATCTTTTGTTGCTTTATCAGATTCTCAGTCAATCAATTGGTGTTTGCTAGAACCGGGGTACGCAGGGGAGTGTTGAAGAGAGAGTGCGCGCGCGAGAAGAGAGAGATCAAGAGAACGGGCATCGCCAGCTGCCCGGGGGGCCTTCACTTTGCAGTCATCATCTGTACAAACTCTGTGGAgtgaagcagagagagaggaggtcAGGCGGGCAGGCTGAGTGCTGAGCGGCCCTCCCCAACACGAGGGATCTGGGGGCTCGTACCTGAAGCTGCGATTCTCTTCTTGTTCGGGAGATCAAGCCTGGCCTGGACTCACCTTCATAATTGACCTGGCCATCTCCATCGATGTCAGCCTCTCTGATCATCTCATCCACCTCCTCATCGGTCAGCTTCTCCCCCAGGTTCGTCATTACGTGACGCAGCTCTGCGGCGCTGATGTAGCCGTTCCCATCCTGGGGGTTGGGGATAAAGGCTTTCACTGGGCACTTCTCCCGGCGGGGAGAGAGGCAGTGAGAGGGGTGGCTGTCATCACCATCCCTCGGCAGTGAGCACAGTGAGGGAGGCTGCTGGAGGTGGCAGAGCAGGTTGGCAGTGAGGCTGGCACCGGGACCTGGGCCTCCTGGAAGTGGTAGCTCCGTGGATCCAGTTCTGTCTCTCTGCCTGAAGGCTGGTGTCAGTCTCAGAGCCGCCCCTGGAGGGTTGCTTACCTTGTCAAAGACACGGAATGCCTCTCGGATCTCCTCCTCACTGTCTGTGTCCTTCATCTTTCTGGCCATCATGGTCAGGAACTCCGGGAAGTCAATGGTCCCGTTCCCTGGAAGGTAGGGAAAGGATGGAGAATGCTCTCGGCTTGGGCCCTGGAAGATGACCCTGGGCCCTGATAGATACGGGCTCATCCATCACCCTGAGGGCGGCTCCCTGCAGTCACTCGGGGTGACCAGGAGCGGGGCTGCCCACACGCTTTGTGGGGCTCACCATCTGCATCCACCTCATTGATCATATCCTGCAGCTCTGCTTCAGTGGGGTTCTGTCCCAGGGATCTCATCACTGTCCCCAACTCCTTGGTGGTGATAGTGCCATCTCCATCCTTGTCAAAGAGGGAGAAGGCCTCCTTGAACTCTgggggaagaaggggaaggagtC
This window harbors:
- the CALM3 gene encoding calmodulin-3 isoform X1, with protein sequence MADQLTEEQIAEFKEAFSLFDKDGDGTITTKELGTVMRSLGQNPTEAELQDMINEVDADGNGTIDFPEFLTMMARKMKDTDSEEEIREAFRVFDKVSNPPGAALRLTPAFRQRDRTGSTELPLPGGPGPGASLTANLLCHLQQPPSLCSLPRDGDDSHPSHCLSPRREKCPVKAFIPNPQDGNGYISAAELRHVMTNLGEKLTDEEVDEMIREADIDGDGQVNYEEFVQMMTAK
- the CALM3 gene encoding calmodulin-3 isoform X2 yields the protein MADQLTEEQIAEFKEAFSLFDKDGDGTITTKELGTVMRSLGQNPTEAELQDMINEVDADGNGTIDFPEFLTMMARKMKDTDSEEEIREAFRVFDKDGNGYISAAELRHVMTNLGEKLTDEEVDEMIREADIDGDGQVNYEEFVQMMTAK